The uncultured Methanoregula sp. genomic sequence GAAACCTCCCGAAACGGTCCCGCATATATCCGGTTGAACCGGGCAAAGACACCTGTTATCTTTGATGATCACTATGACTTCAAATTTGGAGAGGCCGTGCAGCTGGGCCAAGGGGATGATCTTGCGATTTTCGCTACAGGTACAATGGTATGCAAAGCACTTGAATCTGCAGAACTCTTAAAAAAAGAAAAAATCAATGCACGCGTAGTGAATATTCATACAATAAAGCCCATTGACGAGAAAGCAATAATTAAAGCAGCTCAGGAAACCGGAGCGGTAATATCTGTTGAAGAGCACAGCATTTTCGGGGGATTAGGGGGAGCTATTGCAGAAATATTGGCAGAACATTATCCGGTACCTATGAAAATTATCGGAGTCCGGGATGTCTTTGGGAGTTCTGGAGAATATGATGAATTGCTTGAGAAATTTGGATTAACAACTGCTAATATTGTTAATTCCGCCAGAATACTTGTCAGGAGGAAGAAATGAAGATCTTTATTGATACAGCCAATATCAACGAAATAAAAAAGGCAAATGATTGGGGCGTGATTGACGGGGTAACCACAAATCCCACTCTGGTTGCAAAGGAAGGCAGGAGTTTTGATGAGGTTGTTCACGAGATAATCAGCATTGTCAACGGCCCGATTAGTCTGGAGGTTATTGGCACCCAGTCTCATGAAATGGTAACAGAGGCAATAAAATTGTCAGAATTGTCGGAAAATGTTGTCATTAAGATTCCGATGACGCCTGAGGGATTAAAAGCCGTTAAAATTCTTAATACAAAAAATATCAAAACCAATGTGACCCTGGTTTTTTCCGTCAACCAGGCAATACTAGCTGCAAAAGCAGGTGCAACGTATGTCAGTCCATTTATTGGGAGACTTGATGATATCGGTCATGAAGGTATGCAGATAGTCCGGGATATGGTTACGATTTTTAAGATATATAATTTTAAAACAGAGATCATTGTTGCAAGCGTGAGACATCCTCTGCACGTGATCGAAGCGGCGAAAATTGGAGCTCATGTGGCAACAATACCCTACAATGTGATTGAAAAAATGTTTTCCCATCCATTAACTGAGGCCGGATTGAATAAGTTCCTCAATGACTGGAAAAAAGTACCGAAACAATAAATATAATTGATATCAGAATACCGGGAAAAAT encodes the following:
- a CDS encoding transketolase family protein, producing MDLKSTRDAYGEALLQLGDNSRVVVLDADLSTSTQTNKFGAKYPSRFINVGCAEQNLMGVAAGLAITGKIPFASTYAIFSMRAWEQIRNTIAHDGLSVKIAVSHAGLTNGPDGASHQSLEDIALMRVIPKMSVIVPCDAVEARSAVIFETSRNGPAYIRLNRAKTPVIFDDHYDFKFGEAVQLGQGDDLAIFATGTMVCKALESAELLKKEKINARVVNIHTIKPIDEKAIIKAAQETGAVISVEEHSIFGGLGGAIAEILAEHYPVPMKIIGVRDVFGSSGEYDELLEKFGLTTANIVNSARILVRRKK
- the fsa gene encoding fructose-6-phosphate aldolase; this translates as MKIFIDTANINEIKKANDWGVIDGVTTNPTLVAKEGRSFDEVVHEIISIVNGPISLEVIGTQSHEMVTEAIKLSELSENVVIKIPMTPEGLKAVKILNTKNIKTNVTLVFSVNQAILAAKAGATYVSPFIGRLDDIGHEGMQIVRDMVTIFKIYNFKTEIIVASVRHPLHVIEAAKIGAHVATIPYNVIEKMFSHPLTEAGLNKFLNDWKKVPKQ